A genomic region of Candidatus Limnocylindrales bacterium contains the following coding sequences:
- a CDS encoding DUF309 domain-containing protein — translation MDRFVKAVEEFNTGHYFECHDTLEEIWMEAIQDRFFYQGLIHLAVGFYHLLNENYAGAESQLSKGLLKLEGFRPVYQGIELSQLLNKVQICLSQVQALKAKTLDRFDLSLIPKIEWV, via the coding sequence ATGGATCGATTCGTTAAAGCTGTTGAAGAATTTAACACCGGGCATTACTTCGAGTGCCATGATACGTTGGAAGAAATATGGATGGAAGCCATCCAGGATCGGTTTTTCTACCAGGGACTTATCCATCTGGCCGTGGGTTTTTATCATCTGCTCAATGAAAATTATGCCGGGGCCGAAAGTCAACTGTCCAAAGGACTCCTCAAGCTGGAGGGTTTTAGACCGGTCTATCAGGGTATTGAGCTCTCTCAGCTCTTGAATAAGGTCCAAATCTGCCTGTCCCAGGTTCAAGCTCTCAAAGCAAAAACCCTGGACCGGTTTGATCTCTCCTTGATTCCTAAGATCGAGTGGGTTTGA